In the Kwoniella shandongensis chromosome 1, complete sequence genome, one interval contains:
- a CDS encoding histone acetyltransferase ESA1: MAPSTPSTPHGGGRATGSDSGSPAPTVAAPGSYTIEDVIPGVKIFVVKPLPNGQAEQRKAEVLSTRPKPKPSAFAPPPPPDAPPPDPRDDTEYYVHYVEFNKRLDEWVGGSRLILDKEMEWPKTKEETTKKKDRPGKATPGGVTPLRATGSPRPTGSLLKKAATKAASAVGKATPLGKDAPSGKVPQKRRAKAEPGMDEEDEDDADGEEDGTDADGDVSMSAASDGGADADGEVDLSAPSNPQAAPPVFSKKQEIEKLRTSGSMTQSHSEISRVKNLNKLSIGKHEVETWYFSPYPIEYAHLSTLYICEFCLLFYPSFTQLKRHRTKCTLLHPPGNEIYRHDNISFFEIDGRRQRTWCRNLCLISKCFLDHKTLYYDVDPFMYYCMTIKDDYGCHLIGYFSKEKESPEGYNVACILTLPQHQRKGYGRLLIEFSYELSKVEGKLGSPEKPLSDLGLLGYRAYWQEKIVDLLLESDDEISLDEIAQRTSITHGDIMHTCQALQMIKYYKGGHIIHLTDAVLEQHQKTMSKVRRSINPAALKWKPPVFSRAQLAFGF, from the exons atgGCTCCTTCAACGCCTTCCACTCCACACGGGGGTGGAAGGGCAACCGGTAGTGATTCCGGCTCACCTGCTCCAACAGTAGCAGCTCCAGGCTCATATACTATTGAG GATGTCATACCCGGAGTCAAAATCTTTGTTGTGAAACCATTACCGAACGGACAAGCAGAACAACGAAAAGCTGAAGTCCTATCTACTCGACCCAAGCCCAAACCATCTGCATTcgcacctccccctcctccagaTGCCCCACCACCAGATCCACGCGACGATACGGAATATTACGTCCATTACGTCGAATTCAACAAACGTCTCGATGAATGGGTAGGAGGGAGTAGATTGATATTGGACAAGGAGATGGAATGGCCGAAAACGAAAGAGGAGActacgaagaagaaggacagacCGGGAAAGGCGACACCGGGTGGGGTGACACCGTTACGAGCGACTGGTTCGCCGAGACCGACAGGCAGTCTGTTAAAGAAAGCAGCTACAAAGGCTGCTTCAGCTGTTGGGAAAGCAACACCGTTAGGAAAAGATGCGCCGTCTGGAAAGGTCCcgcagaagagaagagcgaaggCTGAACCAGGcatggacgaggaagacgaagatgacgctgatggggaagaggatggaacgGATGCAGATGGGGATGTTAGCATGTCTGCTGCGTCAGATGGAGGTGCAGATGCCGATGGAGAGGTCGACCTTTCCGCGCCGTCAAATCCACAAGCCGCTCCCCCGGTGTTCTCGAAGAAGCAGGAAATCGAGAAGTTACGAACGTCAGGATCAATGACGCAGTCACATTCCGAGATCAGTCGAGTCAAGAACCTTAACAAGCTGTCAATAGGAAAACACGAAGTAGAAACATGGTACTTCTCGCCTTACCCGATCGAATACGCCCATCTCTCTACACTCTATATCTGCGAATTctgtctcctcttctacccttCTTTCACCCAGCTGAAGCGACATCGAACGAAATGTACCCTACTTCATCCGCCAGGTAACGAGATCTATCGACATGACAATATTTCTTTCTTCGAGATTGATGGTCGTAGACAACGGACGTGGTGTCGAAATCTATGTTTGATATCGAAATGTTTCCTCGATCACAAAACGCTCTATTACGATGTCGATCCGTTCATGTATTATTGCATGACCATCAAGGACGATTACGGATGTCATCTGATCGGATATTTCTCCAAAGAGAAAGAATCGCCAGAAGGGTATAATGTCGCTTGTATCTTGACATTACCACAACATCAGCGTAAAGGGTATGGTCGATTGTTGATCGAGTTCTCGTATGAATTATCAAAGGTTGAGGGCAAGTTGGGAAGTCCGGAAAAGCCCTTATCGGATTTGGGTCTGCTGGGTTATAGAGCGTACTGgcaggagaagattgtggaTCTGTTGCTGGAGAGCGATGACGAGATCAGTCTGGACGAGATTGCACAGAGGACATCGATCACTCACGGGGATATCATGCACAC ATGTCAAGCCCTCCAGATGATCAAGTATTACAAAGGTGGTcatatcatccatctcacCGACGCCGTCCTCGAACAACATCAAAAGACAATGAGCAAAGTCAGACGGTCCATCAACCCTGCTGCGTTAAAATGGAAACCGCCCGTGTTCAGCCGTGCGCAATTGGCATTCGGTTTCTAG
- a CDS encoding RING-box protein 1a encodes MTKYATSHHLALRSGSTSTLHRVGPPSSTSIIHHPSFLLCTQHDWTISIYTRETREKMDVDEPTSSSAASGAGKVVKAGAGGEVKPRFEVKKWNAVALWAWDIVVDNCAICRNHIMDLCIECQANQGADNEGCTVAWGICNHAFHFHCISRWLKTRHVCPLDNRQWELQKYGR; translated from the exons ATGACCAAATATGccacatcacatcacctcGCGCTTCGCTCGGGTTCAACCTCCACTCTTCACCGTGTCggtcctccttcatcaacctctatcattcatcatccttccttcctcctttgtaCTCAACACGACTGGACAATATCGATCTACAcaagagagacgagagagaaaATGGACGTGGACGAACCGACATCATCTTCCGCAGCGAGCGGTGCTGGAAAAGTTGTGAaagctggagcaggaggtgaagTGAAGCCTAGATTCGAAGTGAAGAAG TGGAACGCAGTCGCTCTTTGGGCTTGGG ATATCGTCGTTGATAATTGCGCTATCTGCCGAAACCACATCATGGACCTCT GCATCGAATGTCAAGCGAACCAAGGGGCGGACAACGAAG GATGTACGGTCGCATGGGGTATCTGCAAT CATGcattccacttccactgtATCTCTCGATGGCTCAAGACTCGTCATG TCTGCCCACTCGATAA CCGACAATGGGAACTCCAGAAATACGGTCGATAG